The sequence ccttaagcctcgccttcaggctgaaaggaatggacatttcttcattgctagaactttctctactcatacagagttatgaacttacctgccctcaatcggatgtgagacctcccccatggaacgtggttcgagtactcaggtctcttaagagacctccctattaaccattacgccaggcatcagatcgccacctaacctggaagacggtgttcctactagctttggcctcggccaagtgagtcagcgaacttcatggtctctcgtatgacatcgcccattcaaggggatggggggaggtaacgttcagcttcgtccctgagtttattgctaagactcggaacccgggagtagcggatctcgattcaactccttccgaatttctagtctccgtactgtaacagatgacccagaccttctcttactatgcccagtaaggagcttgaggctatacctcaaaggAACAGCCGCAGCcggtcctcgtgtgccagcactattcgtcagcaaaggcaggactaagaggagggtcaccaagagcaCCATCtttgcatggatttgcagggtcattgacctggcactgaatccagaccctcctccgtcacatcgccccagagcacatgtcaggggcatagctacgtccctggctctcaaaagaaatttttcagtgacgcaggttcttcaagctggggtgtggaaacggcaaaccacgttcacatcccactacctgcaagatgtgacccacaggagactcgacactttctctatcggtcctgcggtggctgcacaacagttggtttaaaacctcaagctccttattggacaagtagcagaaggttgagggcattgttacccggttttagtctgcatgaatgaaaaggtttgaatggcccttattcttttcttcatcatcccctcccttggggaaagcagcatcctgggttctctgcatagctgacctcaaaccactgaaggtaaaccatgctcccttgtgttcctagtattaatattaatactgttacgtccccataccctgacgaggtggtattgggaaagtcctagtttacaagtttccatctaaagaacttcagaacaactttctaggacgagtcatacttcttcataccttcacacacagcttgcgtaggccgcagaccttgcataacaaggttttagtgaggtacagggactccttatttcttgtgTTAGCTAAGGAGTTCCCGggcaagccaaaagccagactggctgggatgtccacccttcctaatgggtgagtcacccctattaaatagcgtggtttgtattgcaattacggaacaaatgacattcgtagataatttgtatttttcctaactatacaaaccttagctatttaaccaaacttgcccgccagccctatcccccttgaagtcctacctccaagcaaagtgagctcaagcataggtgtgtgagagggggatgggtagcaagctaccctcccctatccccgctaactagcggtgtgggtagtaaaccctcgttaaaaattaatggctcatcatttcagctatggcgaaagtaatactgtacccctattaaatagctaaggtttgtatagttaggaaaaatacaaattatctacgaatttgtcatattttggggttacttcaaacttTACCTACCTTTTTGTTTCTTGACCAATTTATCTTTCATTTAAATAGTCATTTGAAAGATAGTTTTATACCCAAAAAGATGTACTATACTTGTAAAATTTactaaacattttaatttttttatgtctaCTTTTATCTCTTACTTTTAAGGAcactatttttatatgtaaattttctgTTTTGCTAATAGCAAATGGACATAATGTAGGCTATAAAATTCCATGTCTTTTCCtagaatttttgttttatattgaccgatctttgtcataaaaattcaaacgaaTGACAAAAATTGGTCAGTATTAAAGACAATTTCTCCAAAAAATTTGGCTCTGGGAAACATAAAcaatcatttattatttttgcatACTTTAgccaatacagtatatgtatatccatgtaagattttcacattttttatcatgtttattaAAAGTAAATTGGATATCTTACTATGATGAATTATtgttacagttggacacaggagtctcgAATACTCCTTGCTCCGAataattgcaccctgtcacacacttATTTTGTGGCGAGTATCCAAAAAGATAGTGTAGATAgagctggcagaggtggtgggctgaACTAAGCACAGGAACTCACCATGCCATAGGGATTTGGCTGGGTGCACTTGCTCAGTGgagtgtaccagaaattcctgtgtccatctgtacatctGTGTTTTATATTGCAGttatctgtattaaaaaaaaatatagcacatGTAATATTGTTCAAGTAATGATAACTTGAAACTTGATGTTGACAAGACCATAACAGCTGCTCAAGAAAGGCCCTatgtactttaacttttttttttgggggggggggggcattgatgTTGCAGTATAGGACATTTTTACTTGGACATCAAACTATCCAAAGAATTTGTGAGATCAAAATATAATTTGCGGACCTAAGAAGTATCAGTACATCCCTTAAACTAAGCACTAAATTAAGGGtagttttgttatataaaatactTGTTTTCTTTCCCTAGGCAATGGTTGTAGAAGCCTCCACTGGTGCTAGGAAAGGAGGAAACCAGAAGACGAAAATATTTGTCGGTAATCTTCATAAGGATACAAAATTGGATGAGCTTCGAAATTTGTTTGAAACTTACGGTGAAGTTGTAGAAGCTGATATCCTTACTAATTATGCTTTTGTGGTAAGTTATTTCCCTTTATGTCTGTTAAAAGaaacattttaattgttttttatggagGCTGTAGTTCATTTTCATCATTAGCCTACAAACACTAAATGTAGCATGATGGTAAAATGATATTACTAGTTTAGTGAATCTTTTTGGTACCCTTGGCTTTGTGATGCTCATTTAAGTTTTAGTAGAATAACATAAGCTAAATGAATCTTTTTAGTACCAAAATTGATCACCACAACTAACATtagtcatgtacacacacacacacacacacacacaaacagagaatTTGAtgcctcaaatcaatctctctctctctctctctctctctctctctctctgtgtgtgtgtgtgtgtgtgtaagaaataaaatcttagttcacaaaTGGCAACTTGGGTTtatgaatgaaattaacatgactaatGTTAGTTGTGGTGATCAATTTCTCACTTgaggtggtacaagaaacaaaaacacggcattcgattacaacagctgattctcattctcattctctctctctctctctctctctctctctctctctctctctctctctctctctctctctcaaaacatttatTTGCAAAATTCCCTTTTCGCATCTGTGTCTGTAACATAACTCTCGCGAAGAGTGAGGCCTGACTGTAAATCTGTCAACCTCTTGATAATGAGATCCAGACACTGGACCCCCTGTACCTACAAAGTTCATTTATTACTTAAAGAGGTTGTTAAATAACAAGTTCAAAAGGCATATTTTTCAGAACTAATTTATGTCATGCTTATCTATGGAATTCGCTTTAATATATAAGAAATTCTTATGCTTAAACTCTATACTGACACCCTTCCCACTGTTACTTTTAAGCTAgaaatggaatattattattattaattgtaagctacaaccctagttggataagcaggatgctataagcccaggggccccaacagggaaaatagcccagtgaggaaaggaaacaagggaaaataaaatattctaagaatagtaatattaaaataaatatttcctatataaaatataaaaactttaacaaaacaagagaaagagaaattagatagaatagtgtgcccaagtgtaccctcaagcaagagaactctaacccaagacagtggaagaccatggtacagaggctatgacactacccaagactacagaacaatggtttgattttggagtgttcctctcctagaagGAACATAATACATAATGAAAAAGATATGCATAATAGATGATGAAAAAGATACGTTATACGTCATGAAAACAGAAATACTTTAATAACATCATCGTCATATGCAtcataaaagaataattatttactTAAGCAAAATTAAATAGCCTGGTGGAAGGTACATTAATTCTCAAGGGTGTACTTTTTACTTAGCACTTACATTTATTGTTATGAGGACAGCAATGGCTGTGGGGCTTGACACATTTGACAATTTTTACTTAACACAACAACAGTTAGTAAAATATTTACCTCCGATTCTAGAATGAAGGCCAGCAATTGGACGGAAAGGTAACACATCTTGTTTCATATGGGACTAAAATGGTGGTGAGGCGGTGTTGAAAGTATTTTAGAGGTCTTTCGTCAGCTAATTaatttgtttgaataattttttttttttcaaagcttttatATAGCACTAACCACACCACACTCCTTTGTTTGGTGATGACAGTTTTGAGCATGTTCCTGTACTTCTTGGGGGACACCTTTCCCATCCGTGGGTTAGGTTGTCCTCCCGAGTGGTGTTTTTTTCCCTttcattcttttttgtttttcctcAGCGCTAGCAATGCCCTACTTCTTCGTttggttaaggggaccgtccgccaaggtgctttgacataccaactttcagaaatcgaaaatcgttttattgcttctatgtatgtaaAAAACATATCGtatatgctctccagaagtttcagccaatttaattttttacaaataatgaagataacagtctttaaatgatgacgtcatccttactgcatcgtctgcatgactgagtttgacagaatcatctttgagtgtttatttttgtatatatataagtgattttttcacttatattttgaaatctcgtatgtctggcagaaatggaaggcattggtagagggtaggtgaatgaaaactaccagctacaagaacagcagccagagtttccaaagatgtatagaagttatgatGCATGTGTTTGTTTGCTTGCAGTTTGTAtgcacattgtgttttcacaatggcctcgggaactttatagcaagcccaatgttacctaaggtcatagaaagaacaaaaagtaagcagagagcaaggaaaaagaaccaagaagattgggaaacatgaataagagtacaaagctgaaacatgctaaccAAAGCAATGGTAACAACGAGAgaccgctggcaactcatgacacccttacgccaAGTGTAATTGTAAACTTAGGGTTTTAATACCTCGTTTAGGatgcgtttatgtaggaataaacaataaaagtacaaagtaaggttatcatactaatgttatcttgatttctttaagaaaagaagcaaaaatttgttgcaaatcttgggagctcataactcaaaaacatatttattcactcttgggtacatttttctcactaatttgttgtttgattttagagagaaagatgtcattgaaaagaggaataaaattccCACAATTTTATGAGActgaattttaattttctttttactttttttccacgATTATTTTGCATCTAGACGAGGGGAAAAAatagaaattcataaaaataacaaaaagaaaatccaaattccATCTCACGGAATTGTTCGGtttataaatagttttttctgGTATAAGTTTTAATACAATTAGTGTCATATTAGTGGGGAAAAATttacccatatttttttttaatcatatttgccAATAAATcagagtttttgatcaaatgacttgaaatttttatatggtgAAGGtgttatatatatctaaaacatatatagaaattatgtattttgcatcttagaaaaaaaatggcggacagtcTACTCAAGTCAGCCGACGTAAGGAATCGGATGTTCTATGTTCATGTTCCTGGGGAAGTTGCTGTTCCTGCCCAGTCTCCGCCGTCTTCACCTGTGCCAGTTTCCTGACCATCGTGCTGACGACTGCTTTCCCTGTATACGGAATCGGGCCTCTCTGGAGCAGTTGCTGATTAGATCTCCTCGGAGTTCTTCGTGGGAACCCAGATAACAAGTTTTGGCTTCTTTCCTTAGGCAACACTCCATGTCAACCTTAAATTTGAGCTAGGGCTCGTTGAGGGGAATCAGAGAGTGCTGCCTGGAGGTTCTCCTCTAGGTGTTTGAACTTTCCTTCCAAGGGGAATCCCTCCACCAGGTACTGTTCAGGTGTCTTCTTGCTTGCGGGGAGGATTGCCGACTGCAGCAGCAGATGGTCGCCTTTCCTGTCTGTGGGAGAGATTTTCTTCACCTGATTGGTCTCACTTTCTGGGAATTCCTCCAGTGGGAATTGCATTCATCAATTCCCCGCCCTTCCTCTAAGGAGGCAAACCTTGTCGCCGAGCAGACTCGTCTTGCCCAAGTCTTGTCTCGTTTAAAAGACATGTCTTTCCAGCAAGACTCTTAGCTTCTAGCAGACTAGTTGAGCCCGGCAAGACTCGTCACACCCGTTCGCCAGCTCGTGATCACCGTTCGCCAGCTCGTGATTGCTATTCGCCAGCTCGTGATAGCCGTTCACCAGTTCGTTATCGCCGTTTGCCAGCTTGTGATCGCCGTTCGCCAGCTCGTGATTGCTGTTCGCTAGTTCGTGATAGCCGTTCGCCAGCTCGTGATAGCCGTTCACCAGTTCGTGATCGCCGTTCGCCAGCTCGTGCTCATTGTTCACCAACTCGTGATTGCCATTACCAGCTTATGATCGCTGTTCGCCAGTTCATGTTCGTCACTACCCGTTCAGCCGCTCACCATTTGCTAGCTTGCTGTTCATCAGCTCGTGATCCTTACTTGCCAGTTTACCGTCATCTAAATAGGGAATGGATACATCCTAGCAATAAACCTTGAATGTAAAAAGGAAATGGAGTGTACTATATATTGTGAACTAGGTTCTTTTGGTAATGGGGAAATATTAAGTGAAatgtaccactttttttttttttttttttttggaaaacaaagTAATTTTTTTCAAACGAGAGGTGTGATGTAAGAAATGTAGACTAGATCCCACTTACTTATATTTATGACTACTGTACAAGTATAAATACAATAAGAatattttactattaatgtttCATTTCTTATTTGTAAACTAATTTCAAATAAGCATGTCTTAATCACTCGAggtttcaaagtttttattgcttTTCAGCACATGGGTGATGAAGCTAGAGCTCAAAGAGCCATCCGAGAATTAGATGGGTATGAATTACATGGTCTACGTCTAAGAGTTCAAGAGTCAACATCACGTGTTAGGCAACAAGCTGGTATGGGAAACCCTGACATGTGCTACCGTTGTGGTTCTGGGGGACACTGGTCAAAAGAATGTCCAAGAGACGGACGCATGGGCTCCAGATACCCTGAGCGGGAAAGAGGTAGTGGGAGAAGTTTCAGTAGCCGATATGACCCGTATCCCCCGCCACCACCACCAAGTTATGCACGAGAACGTTTGCTACGGTTTAGGGTGAGTGTTCATGTCTAACAAATTCAGTTGAAATCTTGGTAGTTTTATCTTATATTCTGTACAGCACTTTTTAAGATATGTATGGTAGTAACAGAAATAATTAGGATGCAGAGTAAAAGTTCAGAAAATTCAGTCTTCATTTTCTCAGGTGCTTCAAAAGTCTAACATTATGATACATAAACAAAACTTGATACATATCAAGAAACCTATTGCATAATGTAATATGATCTTGAATCTTAAAATATTTGTCAGCTTACAGTAATTCGGTATAATCTTTAGTGTGAACCACATTGCAATCAGCATCTTTCACTGAATTTCAAAAATTTTTCAGATGGTAGGCAACATAAGCAACCACCAAACTGAATATAGTATGTAATAGAGATCAGTGAGGTGCTGCTGTATTttgaaaaaatctaaataattttctTGTATCTGATTATTCTGTTTGTATTAATTTGCAGGAGGATTTCGATTCATACGATAGATACGACAGATACTTTGAAGTGTATGAAAGAAGATATGGAGAACACCCACCCCCTCCTCCACCAATGCTTGATGATTTATATGATCGCCGTCTCCCACCATTGCCGCCACCTCACCCAGACTATCTTCGGTATGGTCGTCGATCTCCTCCACCAAGGTTGGTATTAAGTGAAActttttcattttgtaatttataCAAGTAAACAACTCTGAATAAGAAAACAGTCATTTTCCAGTTTCTATATTTAGTAAGATTACAAGTTTTTTGGTAAATTCTACTCGTCCTCTCCTTGTTGAGGAGGAGCGATTTATCAGTCAAATGTAAACCGGATATGAAAGTCGGAGCTAAAAGGTGTCAAATGCCAGTAGCTAAAAATAAACTAGGTTGTTAGCAGAAAAATTACCCCAAGGGCTCAAGACTTAAATACAATTAGAAATTGCCACACCATCTTATCAACATTTTCATCTGAAATGTAGCGTAACAGTAGTTTGTTCCCATTCTAACAAACCTTCTGCTATTTATTGGATATTACTTCTAGCAGTAGCTGGAAGGCAGCTATTAGAttttaagtgcgaggtggcaaccctacctaaccactacagTGGGTAGGTAGTTGGTGGTGACTGGgggctacccagccacctatatctactcacggttcaGTGAACCAcatcactttttacttttggctggtagagaacGGACGTCTCCTTTCTCTCCCTTCAAGGTTCAACTATTTAGCTCTATTGCTTTACGctcattcttttctttacagatatgaCTTGTGTTTCTACACGACTCACCATTACAGGGTAATGTGGCGGTTTTAGATGTCTATGTTCGTTCTGCGAGTTATCAGAAGGATTCCTCTGCGCTGACGACTCCTCTTGGGGGTTTCCTTTTCCATTCGCGAGCTGGGTTTATTTTCCCCCTCGGACGGGAGGAACATTGAATCCTATATTTATTCTTCAACGCTTCATAATGACATCGGGTGTGAAGTCGGTGGCTGTGGCTGCGGCTGACGTCTTAGCTGTCGACTAGGTCTACTGTACTCCCATTCGCCCTTCCTTCGACTTCTGCAGGCAATATTCCAGCGCGTATGCAGCTTCCGCTTGTTGAGGATTGCGAGATCAAGGATGATCGTCAACCAACGGCTTGTTCGACAATCGCCGAATCGACGGATCTTCCTTCTCCTAAATGATCGGAGGGACAACACTCATCAccttgtcttccttctcctcaaCGATCGCAGGGACAAGACTCATCATctcgtcttcctggtcggtcaggatgtTGTTTGCGATATTCCAATGATGTGATCAGAATTTTATTCTGTTCAATGATCGCAGGGGCGAGACTCATCATttcgtcttcctggtcggtcaggatgtcgttCGTGACAGTCCAATgatgagttcagaatttattcGGTTCAGCGATCGCAGGAGCaagactcatcacctcgtcttcctggttgATCAGGTTGTCGTTCGCGACAATCAGCTGTTAGACTCCAATTAGGGCATCTTTTGTGACTAGTATTGATTGCCACAGAGATCGCTATGATCACAAGATCGTAGGTTATTGTGATCTTGATGTTCTTCTCGAAGAAGAATACCTGTTCGGTTTCCCCTTCGGGGGATTACTCCGGCAGGATTCAAGTTAGGGAAATTCCTTTGGGGACAACTCAGAATTGAGCCTTGGCTTTTTTCTTTAGCAACACTTTGTTAATCTTTCTTTGAGATAGAAGTCATTGTAAGGAAACAGAGTGCTGCTCGGAGGTTCGCCTCTAAGTGCAAGATATTCCCCTTCCGAGGAAGATTCTTTACACAATTTTTGCGCATGTTTATGCTCATGCTCAAGATCGTAAGTTATACACTCACGGTCTCGATCACAAGCATTTTATGGTCATGAGCTAGACGCTTGTGATTGTGAACCAGGCGCTCAAGTTAGCACTCACGCTCATGATCGTGAGTTACATGCTCATAATTGCAAGCGAGATAAAGACCTCGATTGCGACAATAGTCTTTCCTCAACCTTTGAGAACGCACGATCAAGCTCACCCTGACGAGTGAGACACTCTCGATCGCGCTCACGTTCACGAGCGGGACGCTCAAGATTGCGTTCACGCTCACGATCGTGAGTTACATTTTCGGTCACGCGCGACGCTTGTGACCACATTTGTGTGTCTAGTCGATTTATCTTTGAGGACACTTGCGATCACGAGCTAGTCTCTTGTGATCGTGAGCGCGCTAACGCTCATGAGCGCACTCATGCTCACAAGCGTGCTCACGCTCATAAGAGTGATTTTCACAGTCGCGAGCATGACACTCGTGACCATGATTATGATGTCAGTGTCTACACCTTTTGAGAACGTTCAAGTGATTGCGAGCGAGACGCCCACGGTCACACTTACATTCACATTCATGAGCGTGAATTGCATGCTCATGGTCACAAGCGGGAATTACACACGCATGGTCAAGAGCGCGACGCTCGTGAACGTGATTGTGAAGCTAGACTCTTCAACTCCTAAAAAAGCTTGCATGATCGCGAGCAAGATTCTCACGAGCGAGAGTTACACGCTCTTTTGGCCTTGAGCGAGGATGCTCACGAGCGTGAGTTACTTACTCAAGCGCTACACTCACGAGCTAGACACTTGTGATCACGTGAGAGATGCTCGCGGTCGTGAGTTACATGTTCACGCCTGTGAGTTACACGCTCTCGAGCGAGACGCTTGTGACTGCGATTGCAGTCACGAAGGTCTCCATTATGAAATACACTCTCACAGTCATGAGCAAGACTCATGTGATCATGATTGCAAGCGTTTTGTGGTAAGATCGCAAGCTACACTCTCGTGATCACGAACGAgagacgctcacgatcacgagctacaAGCCTGTATACCAGGCTAGACACACTTGATCAAGAGCTAGAAGCTCATATCGAGA comes from Palaemon carinicauda isolate YSFRI2023 chromosome 19, ASM3689809v2, whole genome shotgun sequence and encodes:
- the lark gene encoding RNA-binding protein lark isoform X2; the protein is MPVRGNTYKIFVGNLSDRASGSDLRELFEQHGTVVEADVVKNYGFVHMEKEDEGRSSIQALNGHNLYGKAMVVEASTGARKGGNQKTKIFVGNLHKDTKLDELRNLFETYGEVVEADILTNYAFVHMGDEARAQRAIRELDGYELHGLRLRVQESTSRVRQQAGMGNPDMCYRCGSGGHWSKECPRDGRMGSRYPERERGSGRSFSSRYDPYPPPPPPSYARERLLRFREDFDSYDRYDRYFEVYERRYGEHPPPPPPMLDDLYDRRLPPLPPPHPDYLRYGRRSPPPRFPPPPPLRSYGPSDRRPY
- the lark gene encoding RNA-binding protein lark isoform X1 codes for the protein MYTNKMPVRGNTYKIFVGNLSDRASGSDLRELFEQHGTVVEADVVKNYGFVHMEKEDEGRSSIQALNGHNLYGKAMVVEASTGARKGGNQKTKIFVGNLHKDTKLDELRNLFETYGEVVEADILTNYAFVHMGDEARAQRAIRELDGYELHGLRLRVQESTSRVRQQAGMGNPDMCYRCGSGGHWSKECPRDGRMGSRYPERERGSGRSFSSRYDPYPPPPPPSYARERLLRFREDFDSYDRYDRYFEVYERRYGEHPPPPPPMLDDLYDRRLPPLPPPHPDYLRYGRRSPPPRFPPPPPLRSYGPSDRRPY